The Oncorhynchus nerka isolate Pitt River linkage group LG12, Oner_Uvic_2.0, whole genome shotgun sequence genome contains the following window.
gagggtctgctatacaaattgatggaaagtggtgtttggggaaaaacatatgacataatgaatccatgtacacaaacaagtgtgcggttaaaattggcaaaaaatgtctactgtttctctctgtctcccacctCTATTTCTCTATTTCGCCCCGTCTCCCCCCTCactaactcctctctctccctgtctcccacctCACTCTCTATTTCCCATCTCACTAGCAAATGTCAAATTCTCCCATCTCACCCATGTCTCACCCTATCTGTCTCCAAAACACCTtctctttgttgatttcaaaaagcttttgactcaatttggcatgtctcccatctcaccctctctctatctttctatctctccacCAAAAatgtctctcgtttctctctctcccacctcactctctatttctatctctcccctcctcaactcctctctctctgtctcccacctCACtcatttctctctatttctctctctcccatctcactctctatttctctctcctcccacctcacctcgatttttttctctcccacctcactctctatttctctctctctgtttctccctctcccacctcactctctatttctctctcccacctcacTCTCGatttctctctcccacctcactctcgatttctctctctcccacctcactCTCGatttctctctcccacctcacTCTCGATTTCTATCTCTCCCACCTCACTCtcgatttctctctctcccacctcactctcgatttctctctctcccacctcactctctatttctctctctcccacctcactctctatttctctctctcccacctcactctctatttctctctctcccacctcactctctatttctctctctcccacctcactctctatttctctctccccacctcactctctatttctctctctcccacctcactctctatttctctctctcccacctcactctctatttctctctctcccacctcactctctgtctcctacctcacTCGCTGTCTCCTACCTcacgctctccctctgtctcccacctccctctgtctcccatctcactctctatttctctctctccagatgaaggACAGATTCTGAAACTGCAGGATGCGTTAGATGAGCCTGGAGGAGGATGCCATACCAACGGGACCTTCAACACTGTGGACCTGGATGACCTGTCTGCCCATACGGGCAGTGATCAGGCAGCAGCGACCCCTGACCTCGACCTGAAAAGCATTCTCCTGGAGACCCAGCATGTCTGACAGGAGATCCAATAGATCCAGGAAGACCGTGCCCAGCTCCCGGACCAGAACTACCACGTTTTGAACAACACATTGTCGGACGACACCAGTGATGTGATCCGGGACGCCAACGGCATCGCAGCAGACATCAAGGCCAGAGGAGAGGCCTTCTTAGAGGCTACACAGGATGAACAGGGAGCTGGAGGTTCAGCGAGGTAGCATTGACCACGTGGTACACATTGCCCAGGAACAGTACACCAACCTGAGCACCACCTTCAGGGAGGTGATGTTCAGCTACAACGAGATGGAGCTAGTGCGCAGGGAGAACTGTAAGAGACAGATCCAGAGACGGATGAATATTGACTAtcttcaatgccctggctgatgGGAAGACGGCCCAGTCGGTGCTGACGCAGATCGCTAGTAGACACACAGAGCTGCTGGACCTGGAAAAAAGGATCCAGGGGTTTAGGAGTTTTTTCTGAATGTGCCTATTCTGACAGAGGAAAAGGGAGACCAACAACATGGAGACCAACGTACAAAAGACAGAGGCAAGTATCGAGGATGTCAGGGTTCAAATGAACAAAGCCAAGAGATATGACAAGAACAATCCCATAAATAAACTGTTCTGTGGCTGCTTTCCATGTTACAAATTATTGTATATCTGATACAATTGTGTATGTGATACATTGAGTATCTTGATTTGAACGTAAATTATACATTTATTTAAGAAAGAACACTTAAAAACAGCTTTGCACTGTCTGCAATGGGACAGGGAGATACTATAGGTCTACAAATTAGGCCAGGTACACATAAACAACATGCAGAACCATTCCCGAAGCATCAAATATCAATTCGTGATCCGTCTCAAGATATCTACCCATAGAACAAGCATTTATTGGAAACAAACAGAAATAATTCAGAGACTGGAAGTGGCTCTGGAAATCACACCGTGGTGCGTAGCAATAGTAGACCTACCTTCATTGAAAATGCGCAACGGCCCACGCACTACCTATAGCGCAGAGTTTTCCCCACCAATATCATTTAAATATATGAGCGGTATAAAGTACAAAAACAACAATTAAATAGCTGTTTCCGGTGACATAAAACAACCACAAGGTAAAGTGACGAATGTCAATAAAGTTTCGAGAGTTTTCAATATGAAAACGTGATCATATTATTCTGTTTGTTACACCTGCTACTGTTGCCTTGAATAAACAGCGGTGGGGAACTCCCTCCCAGGGATGCATTTACTAGGAATCAAACGGAACCAAACGGGGAGGGAGGGACCTGAATATGTCCAATAAGAAACGTTTTGCCACGGGTTTCTACAGTTTGCCCTAATGAATATACCCAATAAATTAGGTAGTGGGCTGGTTCCTGGCAGACGCAgctagatgaacaacacaaaGCATAAAGGGGAAATGATTCTCCGACTTTTTGTCTGTTCTGTTTGAATGCTTTTGTTCTTATAGGGAAGTCTACGGAGGAGATATCAGGTAACGTTTTTTTCTGATTAAGTTTTACAATCATTCAGTCCTGTTGTAATGTTATCATAGAAGTACGAACGTTTGTGATGAGATGCGTTTTGTTCAGCGAGTTGAGTTTGGGTTATTGTGAGCAAGTGAAATTGTGGGCAGCATTATTTAATTTGAATGTTAATTATTCCTTAAATGTAATGTGTTGCTCTCTGTTGCAATAAATACTGTCGCCAATATTCGTGTCTAGGTTACCTTCACATGTGCTTTGGCCAGACAATTTTGCCAAGTTCTGTTTAGGCACAAACAAACTTTACATTTTTAAAGAAACTGCTGACAGTAGTTTTGCGttctctgttgtactgtaacAGTAAAACACATGTAGCAACATGAAATATATTAGAGAGCTGATTAGTCATAACCTACGCCTATAATTAAATGTCTGTAAAAGGGTTAAAGGGAGGTAATTAAACGCCACACATTTGCTCATCCATGTCTTTCAGTGATCAAATTATTGTTAAAATCGTTATTTGTTTTGTTATAGTCATTGGCCTGTAATCTAATACGAACTGATGTGTGTGTACTAGGAAGTCCCCTCCGCTCAGTGTATGTTCACATTGTTCTATTGGTTTAGGGATGAGATCCTCAATAGGTGCCACTTCATTTCCTCTTGTAGGATGATGTTAATTGCGTCCTTGTTTTCTCTGTTTTAAATCAGAAATATACTACACTTAGTTTATGTAGCTAGCTTTTTGAGGAAACAAAATATCAACTTTACTTAAAGTTTCTTGTATAACCATGAAGAATTAACTTTATTGCTTGTGTAGGATTTTGCACTACAATATAAATAGGATGGTGATTTGGAGATGACTTACTGCAGTAAACCTCAAACCTTTTCCTCCCATTCCAGGTAGTATGAGAGACAGACTAGTTGACCTGCAGGGGGTGGCCCCCACGCCtccagacacagatgaaagggGTCAGGGTAGCGATGATGAGGGAGAGCTGGAGCAGCAGTCAGTGGTGTTTGAAAAGGAAGATCGGATGGACAGCATCTTCACAGAAGCCCAGTCCATGAGGAAGGAGATTGCTCTACTCCGGATGGAAGTGAAGCGCCTGGGCAAGCAAAACAGCCGATTCCTCACCTCTGTCCGGAGGATCAGCTCCATCAAACGAGACTCCAACACCCTGGCCAGGGGCATCAAGACCCGGGGGGAGGGCATCTACACACGGCTGGAGAAGATCAGCATGCAGCACAAACAGCTGGAAGAAGAGAACGGGGCCAATTCTACCCTGGTCCGCATGGTGCGTTCTCAGTATGTTTCTCTCACCGGGGCCTTCCACGAGGCCATGTCTGAGTACAACCAAGCAGAGATGAGCCAGAGGGAGAACTGCATGACCCGGATCCAGCGCCAGGCAGAGATCATGGGCAAGGAGGTGACCGGTGAACAGATCGAGGAGATGGTCGAGACGGGGAAGTGGAATGTGTTCTCTGACAACCTCCTGACGGACGGGCGGACGGCACGCTCAGCTCTCACAGAGATCGAGAAGCGGCACAAGGAACTGTTGGAACTGGAGAGTCGCATCAAGGACATCCATGAGCTGTTCTTCCAGATGGCTCTGCTGGTGGAGGAACAGGGGGCCATGGTGGACAACATAGAGGCCAACGTGGCCGCCACTACAGACTTTGTGGGCAAGGCCCAGGTTCAGATCAAGAGGTGTGTGACGTACCAGAAGAAGAGCCTCTGTAGGAGAATGTTCTGTTGTTGTTTCCCTTGCTGCAACAAGTGAGACCGACAGAGACATCCGTGTTGTTGTATTTCAAGTCACTCTTAGAAAAAtgtttcttcaaagggttctcccatGGGTACAGCCGAAGACCGCTTTTAGCTTCTAGATGGCACTTGTTTTTCTTCCTATGTGTAGGCTGCCTTTTCCTATCAAGTGTTTTCATGGCCATGAAAACGTACTTCTTTACACAAGCGCATGTACTTGATGCTGAAGATTTTcagatgtacagtatgtttgtttcatacactgattgtacaaaacattattgatgtcacttgttatccacttcaatcagtgtagatgaatgggaATAGACGGGTTAGAAGCCTtgatacatggattgtgtatgtgtgccatttagagggttaaagggcaagacaaaagatttaagtgcctttgaacggggtatggtagtaggtgccaggtgcagtTCTTGGCACACAAACCAGtgcaacgctgctgtgtttttccACACGTGTATCAACAATGGTCAACCACCCAAAGGTCATGAACCCtttctagccaacttgacacaactgtgggcagcattggagtcaacatgggccagcatccctgtggaatgctttcgacaccttgtagagtccatgccccgattgACTTGAAGGCAGTTCTTCgggcaaaaggggtgcaactaaatattaggctggtgttcctaatgttttatgcACTCAgtgtgcatttaaaaaaatatatatttataccgTTTTTGAATGTGACATTTTGTATGTCATGCAGCCTTTACTTCCTCTCACTGTAGAAGACACAGTTGATATTAACGCCCTTGCCTAGCTGATGTTAGGAGAAAAGACTTGATATCTTGATATCTTGATGTCATACCGCAGACGCTAACATGCAAATGAATAGTGTGATGGGGTGTTCAATGTCTCTGTTGGAAAAAGCTATCTGATGCTACAGGCTTTCAGTTAAAATAATAGCGTGCAGTTCCAATGCTTGTTGCTCCCACTTAGATGCCCTGTAACTTTCAGCTGTTTTGAATTTAGGATTTTAcaaattatttatgttttatgagaggatatatatatattttttttttttttaataaataataaattCTGTATAATGGCCGTTACATTTCAGTTCCTTTCTTTAGAATTTGAGACAACTGACTGCAACCTCTGACTCAACTGTATTTTACATTGAGGAAACAAGAATATGCCTCTCAATGTAGTATATTGtcctgtacagtgccttcagaaagtattcataccccttgacttattccacattttgttgttacagcctgaattcaaaatgaattaaATTGATATAttttctcatccatctacacccTGCCCCATTTAGGACAGTCAGAACATGTTTTTAGAgatttgtgcaaatgtattaaatagaatgcagaaatatctcattaacataagtattcacacccttgagtcaatactttgtagaagcacctttgacagcgattacagctttgagttgtcttgcacatctggatttgagGATTTTTCTTCCTAGcgtgctagcagatacccatagacttactCACTGtgttaatgctagttagcattggcttgcaaaactactaacttccttcatactggacacagaaatGGTAtgcacaagttcatctgactatggggaagtagataaagggcctcccTGCCAAAATCCTGTAGTATCCTTTTTAgttagagggggagaggtggtgaCCAGCAAGTCTTTccaaagcgtctgctaaatgacttaaatgtaaatgtttaatgggattcaagtctgggttttggctgggccactcaagaactcTCATTCTTGATCTGATGCCATTCCAGTGTTGCTTAGGGTTCTTGTACTGTTGGAATGTAAATCTTCCCACCAGTCTACAGTTGTTTgaactctgaagcaggttctcatcaggGATTTGTATTTGGCTgtattcattgttccctctatccccatagcatgatgctgccaccaccatgcttcacagtaggggtggtgttagacaggtgatgagctgtgcctggttttctccagacataacacttttcattcaggccaaagagtaaaATGTGTGTCTCATCAGACTACAATATTTATCCTTAAGAGCTGTCTTTCACGTgactttttgcaaactccaggtgCTTTTTTTTCTCATAAGTGGCCTTCTTGCCCAGTTTGATTGGACGGCCAGCTATGGtagtctgggtagttccatattttcTCAATTTCCCAGTGATGGAGACTAATGTGCTCTTGGAAACACAACAAATAGTTCTCTTACCCTCCCCCAGATATATGCCATCACCATTCTATCTCAGAGATCTACAGACGGGTCCTTGGACTTCATtatatagtttctgctctgacatgcactgtcaactgtaggaccttatatagacaggtgtgtttctttctaaaacaTGTCCAAATGGCCGCaggtccaatcaagttgtagtgagCTCAGTATGGAGTGTCAGCAAaggtatgtaaattagatatttctgtatttcattttcaataaattagaaaacatttctacaaacatgttttcatttattgtgtgtagatggacgagatttaaaaaatatgttAATCTAATTTTAATTCAGGCCGTAACACAACcaaatatggaataagtcaagggatatgaatactttctgaaggcaaggTATATTATCCAAGAGGCCATTGCTATTTTTAGTGTCCAGAATGAGTTAAAAACAGATAAATAGTGTCCTCCACAGATTGCAGTGACAATTTTTAACATCTGTGTTCCATAACCCCACCAGCAAGTGGGGCAGGACTATCTCTGTGACAATCACCCAACTCTAAATCAACCACTGCCCCTTCCCCATAGATATGTAACGGCCCTGTGTCGAAGTACAAGGATTGTATGTGTAAACTGTATAGTAATAATTACACTAGTCTGtggctacagtatatcagtataggggctacagtatataatatatagcACTAAATTCAATTCCACAATGCAATGTGTGCCTGATGTTTTAGAACGTGAACTGAAGCAATACATACAATGCTGCTGAAGCCTGTGTTTTTTGGatagatatactgtagaaccCCGTTTAAATAGGCTAGGGCTAGGCTACGGGTAGGCTACCTCCCTCCTTGGTAGGCTAGTCACAAAGTTCTCACCAATGAAATCATTTCCTATATGTTGACTTTAGATCAAGTGAAAATAAGACAAACTGCATCATTCAAATTACTGTATAATTGACTGTATTAGTTTGATAGAACACATTGTCAAACGTTTTATTTGCGACTGTCAATCATTTTTGTTAACATAAATGTCAGGCTACAAAGTAAGCTACCATTATGGTCAATCAAATTGACAGTTGACTTGCAACATTGTTACAATAATGGAACGTCAGACGAGCTATCTGCTTTGATGATCACAGTGGTAGCCGCAGCGTAGACGTGATATCATTCGATTGTTGTTACGACGGATTGTTACATTGTTGCGGAtaataaaacataaaacaaaacaataacattTTGCAATATAATATATAACGTGTTATTTTGACATAACACTACGCCAACCaggatggccgagtggttaaggcgttggacttaagatccaatggacatatgtccgcgtgggttcgaaccccactCCTGGTATAGTGCATAACATTTTTATGAAATAGTTCAGCTTACTGATGTCAAGATGATGATTGTCAACGTTCACACGAATTTAAACGTACTACTTATTGTGCGGAAAATGTATCAACAACCTGAAAGCTACAGCGTTTTGGATGACACGGCCGGACAGTAGATCAAGCCACGCCCCTCGACTGCAAAAAACCCGCTAACAAACAAAAGTACCATACCATTATTCTCATTAATTTGGGCTGATGTAAGAGGTATTGAGTTTGAATTGTATTAGGTGGTACAGTTAAAAAAACAAAGCTGAACAATGCATTTATTAGACCCCAGAATATATTATTGGATGACATGACTATCTTCTAAATAACTGACATGGTCcatgcacacagacagtgtggtgaagaaggcgcaacagcgcttcttcaacctcaggagactgaaaaaaagtggcttgtcaccaaaaaccctTACTAACTTTTACAGGTTCAcatttgagagcatcctgtcgggctgtatcactgcctggtactgcaactctcccaagggtggtgcggtctgcacaacgcatcaccgggggcaaactacaacccccgatgtcacaggaaggcaaaaaaagaTCATCAATGACAATAACCACatgagccactacctgttcaccccggcgaggtcagtacaggtgcatcaacgtTGGAACAGAGAGATTTtttaaaaacagcttctatctcaaggccatcagattgttaaacagccaccactagcacagagatatcattggccactttaataaatggaacacaagtcactttaataatgtcacttgaagaatgtttacatatctcacattactcatcttatatgtatatactgtatccatcactatctattctttactatctattgcatcttagccgctctgtcactgctcatccatatattttatacttatatattctcatcccagTCCTTTACTAGatagtgtgtattaggttttgttgtggaattagatattacctgttagatactgctgcactgtcagatTAGAAGCATAAACATTTTGCTagactcacaataacatctgctatccatttgtatgtgacaaataaaataaatgatttgATTTAACTATTTTATTGTAGCCTGAAATAATAGGTCAGTGAGCTTTAATTTATTGACATCGTGTGAGCCAGAAGATGTCAGTGTTACACAGAATAACCTAGTTGGAATCATATTTTCTCTACCTCAGACAGTGACATTTTAACATCAACATCCTGCTTTTACTGCATAACTTAAACCATTGTGAGAAATGCCTTTTACATTCATTGTCCTGGAAACATGAATTTGAACTAAGGCAAAGTCAGTTATGTTGTGCCAGAAATGGTTCTCCAGTCAGCTCTGCTGTGCCCGTACATACAGCCTATGACTGGGCTAGCCCTGATACATGCCTGTTGACTCCTATGCTTTGCGGCGTCTACTTCGGCCACGTATCAGGGCTGGACTACACTGGTGCCCTAATGTTACACCAGTAGAGGTAGGAGACCGTTCTCACCCATTCAGTCAGATGTGCTGGGCCTAAACATTATATGGCTGGGCTAGCCTGTATCTGGAAGGTCTGGCCCTGGATGTGGTGGCTGGGGATTTGTTCACTGGTCTGACTCATTGAGATGGGCTGGCTGCTCTGGCTGTTGATGTGGATAGCCTGGGCCTGACCCTTCTGCTCTCTGGTCATCTGATCCGCTATGGGGCCGTGGTCCTGGATGGGTGTCCCTTCgcaatccgtgatagtttgcaagccctgccacacccGACGAGCGTCAGTGCCGGTATAGTAGGTTTAGATCTTATAacgacacaggaggcagatggtttgaatctctgatatttattagaaTACAAGGGGCAGGCAATAGGCAGGTTGAGGAGAACCAGAAGCTCATCAAATCCAAAttaaactgtatttgtcacatgcgccgaatacattaaccaggtcagagtccgaaaggtacaggggggcaggcaggcttgaggtcaaggcaggctgaatggtcaggcaggcgg
Protein-coding sequences here:
- the LOC115139027 gene encoding syntaxin-11-like produces the protein MRDRLVDLQGVAPTPPDTDERGQGSDDEGELEQQSVVFEKEDRMDSIFTEAQSMRKEIALLRMEVKRLGKQNSRFLTSVRRISSIKRDSNTLARGIKTRGEGIYTRLEKISMQHKQLEEENGANSTLVRMVRSQYVSLTGAFHEAMSEYNQAEMSQRENCMTRIQRQAEIMGKEVTGEQIEEMVETGKWNVFSDNLLTDGRTARSALTEIEKRHKELLELESRIKDIHELFFQMALLVEEQGAMVDNIEANVAATTDFVGKAQVQIKRCVTYQKKSLCRRMFCCCFPCCNK